A segment of the Luteolibacter sp. Y139 genome:
CATGGACCTCGAAGGCGAAGGCAAGAAGCTCACCAAGGCCCAGCTCGTCAAAATCCACGAGGCAAAGACCGCCGCGCTCCTGACGACCTCCATCCGCCTCGGCGCGATGACCGCCAACGCCACCGAGAAGCAACTCGAAGCGCTCAGCATCTTCGGCCGCGCCCTCGGCCTCGCCTTCCAGGTCATCGACGACATCCTCGACGTCACCGCCTCCACCGAAGTCCTCGGCAAGACCGCCGGCAAGGACGCCGCCGTCGAAAAGGCCACCTACCCCGCCATCCTCGGCCTCGAAAAATCTCGCAAGGAAGCCGCCAAGCTCACCACCGAAGCCATGGACGCCCTCCTCCCCTTCGGCAAAAAAGCCCAGCGCCTCCGCGAGATCGCAGAGTACCTGCTGAAGCGGGAGTATTGATCGGCCAGCTTGCCACGGCAGGCCCTTTGAACTAGGGTCATGTCACGCCATGAGCCGAACGGTTGAACTTACGGTCCCAATGCCTGCTCGGCTTGCCACCTTGCGCTTTCCCAAAGCGCTCGATGATCGCTTGCATCACCTGTTGGATGAGCAGGGGCTTCGCGGTCGTTTGACTCCCGCAGAAAAGAAAGAGGCCGAGGCGCTTGCCGGAATCGCCACTACCCTGTCCATCCTTAAACTTGGTGCTCAAGTGAAAGCCGCCAAGGCCTGACGACCGTGGCCGTTTCCGCGAAATTGCGGCGTGAAGTCACGAAGCGAGCCCAAGGACGCTGCGAGTATTGCGGCCTGGCCTCAGTCGGGCAGGCAGCCACTTTTCACGTCGACCACGTCGTGCCTCAGATCGCCAAAGGGGAAACCATCCTGGAGAACCTCGCACTTGCTTGCATCCATTGTTCTCTGAGGAAAGGCGCGCGCCGCTCGGCAACCGATGCCAAGACCGGCAAAATCGTGCCCCTTTACCATCCCCGCAGCGACTTGTGGACGCGCCACTTTCGATGGTCAGGGAGGCGGGTCGTCGGAAGAACACCGGTTGGTCGGGCAACCGTAGAAGCGCTCGATCTGAATAGCCCGGAGCATCTCGTCATCCGCGGTTTCGAAGAGCGGCTAGGAAGACACCCGCCGCCCACACACGCCTGACAGCAGAGCACCTTTACTCCCGCTCCAACAACACCCTCCAAGTATCCGTCGCCTTCATCCGGCGATTGAGCTCCACGAGCGCAGGGAAAGCTTCCGGCGAAACCACCGCCGCCTTCAACGCCACCTCCCGCGTCCACACCAGACGCAGGCCACCATCATCGCGGCGCTCGCTGCTGACGGAAAGCGTCACGTGCCCGATACCGGACGGACCATCCCAATCGATGCTGCTCGGCTCGCCGGACAGCTTCCATCCCTTCGGCAGATCCACCGTCCACACATTGCGGGAGTTCCGTTGGGCACCCAGCGCATAGGGAAGACGGCGCGCCGTTTCATTGGCGCCTTCGAAGATCTCACCACCACCACCCGGAAGGTCGAAATAGGCCAGATCGCCCTGCACCACCGCGAAGTCGTCGACACTCGCGCCGTAGCCAAGTCTCCCCACCGCGCCCTTTTCAATCACCGGTTCGCCCCGCGGCGTAGCATCGCGCGAGAGCCCGGTGATCAGCGATTGAAAATGACGGCTGAGATCCTCCGGCGTGACCTCTGAGGCCCAGGCCGTGAAGCGCGTGGCGCCTTCGCCGCGTACCTCGGACAAATAGTCGACCCTCGCATCGCCGTCTTCGTCGATCACGATGGAATACCTCGTGGTCGAGTCATTCGCGATCGACTTCACCCGCTCGGGCGTACCGCTGTCGAGCGGCAGCACCACATCGCCATCGCTCGCATTCACCCGCCAGTCGGCGTACTGCGAAAGATAGGAGAAGTCCACCGGGCTATCTTGAAGCCGCAGCCGCGCACCAAGCGTGGTGTAGTAACCTTGGGGAAGAGCCTCGGAAGGACGGCGCGTAACCACAGCCAGCTCATCCGTCGCGAATAGCGCCGGCGTGGCATCATAGCCAGCAGCACGCAGCAGTGCCACGAACAGCAACTGCCGGTCCGCCGCACCACCATAGCCATCCGCAAGCGTCGGGGCGGCACCGGAAAGCCCCGACACCGGAATCTCACCCCAGTCGGGACCGGCCTGCCGGATATTCTTCGCCACGAAATTCCGCAGCGCCACGATCTTGTCCGCATCGCTCTGAAGCCCGGCCACCAGCTCCGCGGCCTTGCTCTTCACCGCGTCATCCGGCTGGCACTTCGCAGCCAGCACCGGCCGCAGCGCCTCGGCATAGGCCGCATCATCGCGCATCGTGGTGAAGGCAAGCTGCGGTGCCCAGGTCTTCGCAGGAGCAAGCCCGGACTCGCGCGCGATCGGCAGCAAGCGGCGCTTCACAGTGATGCGCTGCGTATCGCCGTCCTTGGTAACCTTGGCCCCCGCACGATTGTC
Coding sequences within it:
- a CDS encoding HNH endonuclease, encoding MAVSAKLRREVTKRAQGRCEYCGLASVGQAATFHVDHVVPQIAKGETILENLALACIHCSLRKGARRSATDAKTGKIVPLYHPRSDLWTRHFRWSGRRVVGRTPVGRATVEALDLNSPEHLVIRGFEERLGRHPPPTHA